The Bosea sp. AS-1 region ACCGAGCGCAGCTCGTTGGTCTGCAGCACCTTGACGTCCGGCGAGGCCTTGAGGCGCGGCAGATCCTGCAGCGGCGCGACGTTGGTGAAGTCGATCTCGCCGGAGAGCAGCGCGGCGACGCGGGTCGAAGCCGAGGCGATCGGCACGAACTCGATGCGGTCGATATTGTGCTGCGGCTTGTCCCACCAGTTCGGGTTCTTGACGAAAATCGTCTTGGCGTCGGGCTGGCGGCTCTCGACGATGAAGGGGCCGGTGCCATTGGCATGGTCGGTCGGATAGCCGGTAACGCCCTTGCCGACATCGGTCGGCTTGAGGGCATTGTTCGCCTCCAGCCACTTCTTGTCGAAAATGAAGATGTTGGTCAGGTCGTTGAGCAGCAGAGGATAAGGGCCGTCGACCTCGATCTCGACGGTGTAGTCGTCGATCTTCTTCGACGACTTGTAGGCCGGCAGATTGCCCTTCAGCGGCGAAGCGTCGTCGGAGACACGGGCGAGCGAAGCCAGCACGTCATCGGCCGTGAAGGCGTCGCCGTTGTGGAACTTGACGCCCTTGCGCAGATGGAAGCGCCAGGTCGTCGGCGTGACCGTCTCCCAGGACTCCGCCAGCGCCGGCTCGATCTTGAGGTCGCCGGTATAGCGCACCAGCCCCTCATAGACGTGATTCAGCACTGAAAGCGTGAAGGTCTCGCCATAGGAATATGGGTCGAGCGAGGCGATCTCGCGGCCGGCCCCCCATTTCAGCGTCTTCGCTTCGGCCGCGCCACTCAGCGCGAAGGCAGCCACTGCCGCCAGCAACCAGGCCTTCTTCATCGGAACTCTCCCCTTTTTTGTTCGGCGCGCTCCGGAACGAAGCTGCGCGGTCGTCGCTGCCACCTCTTTGCGCATCGTGACGCTTTTTGCGCCATCTCGTGTGCGATTAATGTTCAATCTTGCATACGATTGATTGATCGTATTGTATGCGATTATTGAACACAAGCGCAAACTGGCATGGAGCGCCGGCTCGTGACATTGACGGCTCACAACAAGGTCCGGTCGAAGAGAGGAAAGACCGACATGGGCGAGCCAAGGACTCCCGGATTGCGGGCGCAATCCGTCTACAGGGCGCTGCGGCGCGCGATCATCGAGCAGGCGCTGAAACCCGGCATGAAGCTCCCGGAGGATTCGATCGGCGAGCAGCTCGGGGTCAGCCGCACGCTGGTGCGCGAGGCCTTCAACCGCCTCGCCGTCGAGGGGTTGGTCGAACTCACGCCGAACAAGGGCGCCTCGGTTGCCTATCCGACGCTGGAAGAGGCGCGCGACGTCTTCGAGGTCCGGCGCGGGCTGGAGCGGCTCGTCGCCGAGAATCTGGCCGGGCGCCTCACCGCAGCGCAGGCGGCCGAGCTCGAGGCCCATGTCCGGCAGGAAGAGAAGGCGCACGGGCAGGACGGGCCGGAATCGATCCGGCTCTCCGGCGAGTTCCACATCAAGCTCGCCGAGATGACCGGCAACGCCCTGCTGCTGCGCTATGTCCAGGAATCCTCGTCGCGCTGCTCGCTGATCCTGGCGATCTACGGGCGCCCGCACTCCTCCGAATGCGCCGTTTCCGAGCACCGCCAGCTCATCGAGGCCCTGCGCGCCGGCGACGCCGCCCGCGCCGCGGATCTGATGGACCACCATCTGCGCGCCGTCGTCACGCGCGCGCTGCTCACGCCCCGCGTCGAACGCGACATCCGCGATGTGCTCGCGCCCTATGCCCTCAGCGAAGGATTGACCCCATCATGACAGCGCAGCCGGCCGCGCCGCCGCGGGCCGAAACGGCCCCCGGCATCGTCACCTTCGACTTCGCGGCGCTTTCGCCGCGCGAGCGCTACAAGCTACTGATCGGCGCCGTGGTGCCGCGCCCGATCGCGCTGGTGACGACGGTCGATGCGCAGGGCAAGGTCAACGCCGCTCCCTTCTCCTTCTTCAATTGCCTGTCGGCCGATCCCGCGATCCTGGCCGTCGGCGTCGAATACCGCCCGACCGGCGCGCAGAAGGACACCGGCCGCAACATCCGCGAGACGCTGGCCTTCACCGTCAACATCGTCTCCGATGCGCTGGTCGCGGGCATGAACATCTGTGCCGTGCCATTCGAACCCGGCACGGACGAACTCGCCGAAGCCGGCCTCACCGCCATGCCCGGCGCCAAGGTGCCCTGCCCCTGGATCGGCCAGGCGCCGGCGGCCTTCGAATGCCGCCACCACACCACGCTCAGCATCGGCAATTCGCGCGAGATCATCCTCGGCGAGATCGTCTATGCGCATTTCCGCGGCGACACCGTCGACGAGCGCCTGCATGTCGACCCCGCCGCGCTCGACGCCGTCGGCCGGATGGGCGGCCACGGCTATGCGACGACGCGCGACTATTTCGACCTGCCGACCATGCCGCTCGCGACCTGGCGCAACGATCCGGACGCCGCCAACCGACGGAGCTGACCGCCGGAAATCGCGACGCAACGGCCAGATACATGCAGCAGGCGCGTAACGATTAGTCCTCCCCTTATCCGTATTGCATTCAAAGCATTCCGCCCCTCGCGCTCACGCCATGGTCGGAGCCGCCGGCATGGGCCATGTTGACCTGACGGCAGCGTTCCATGGGGCGCACCGGACGACAACAACGGGGCGACATATCGCTGCAAGAGGGGGAAGGGCGGATCCATGGCGCCCGAACGCGCGACAAACGCGCGACGCAGCGCCATGACCGTTGGGTGACACATGACGACGACGACCGAGATCATCGATTTCCGTGCCGAAACGGATGACGGAGCCGTGCTCCATGGCTTCCGCGAAGGGCACGGCCAACCGCTCCTGCTGGTCAGCGGCCTCAGCGGCACGGCCGGCTTCTGGACCGATATCGCCTCGACGCTGCGGCGCTCGTTCCAGATCATCCGCTTCGACCAGCGCGGCATCGGCGCGAGCAGCCGCGGCGAGGCGCCCTGCGACATCGAGCGGCTCGCCCGCGACGGGCTCGCGGTGCTCGACGCGGCCGGGCTCGACCGCGCCGTCGTGCTCGGGCATTCGACCGGCGGCTGCATCGGCCAGGCGATGGCGAAGCTCGCACCCGGCCGGCTCGACGGGCTGATCCTGAGCGGGACCTGGCTCAAGGCCTGCCGCTACATGACGGCGCTGTTCGGCGCCCGGCGGGCGATCCTCGACTGCGACCCGCAGGCCTTCGCCGCGCTCTCCATCCTCAGCGCCTACCAGCCACGCTGGATCCAGGCCAACTGGCACATCTATGACGACGCCATCGACTCCGCGCCGACCAGCGACCACGCCCGGACGGTGATGCGCGAGCGCATCGACGCGCTGCTCGGCTTCGACGGCACCGCCGACATCGAGGCCCTGCCGATGCCGGTCATGGTGATGGGCGCGCGCGACGACATGGTCGTGCCGGTCTACCACCAGGAGGCGATCGTCGCGGCGCTGCCCGGCGCCCGGCGCTCGATCATGGAGACGGGCGGGCACCTGTTCCCGGTCTCGCGCCCGGACATCTTCACCGCCGCCGTGGCGGAATGGGTCGGCGAGCTCTGAGCCCCGGCATGCTCCCGCGTCGAAAGGACCCATGTCCAGCCGGCGCCGGCGAGGCTTAAACGAGAAGGCTTCCAAGGTAAGGCCAAGCCGGCCGCAGGAAGCCTGACCGGAACAAGCCCCGAGGACGAGACCATGCGTGCAGCCCCCCTCAGCCTTTTCGCCCTGGCGCTGCTCGCGACGCCGCTTCTCGCCCGCCCTGCCGCCGCGCAGGATCTCGAGGCCGGCCAGCGCTCCTTCAACAAATGCCGCGCCTGCCACCAGATCGGCGAGGGCGCGCGCAACCTGGTCGGGCCCGAGCTCAACGGCCTGATCGGCCGCCATTCCGGCGCCGTCGCCGGCTACAGCTACTCGAACGCCAACAAGAACTCCGGCCTGACCTGGGACGAGGCGACCTTCGCCGAATACATCAAGGACCCGAAGGCCAAGATCCCCGGCACCAAGATGATCTTCGCCGGCATCAAGAGCGAGAAGGAAATCGCGGACCTGACCGCCTTCCTCAAGCAGTACGACAAGGACGGCAAGAAGCTCTGAGAGCGCTGCCGTCGCCCCGCGCGGGCGACCGCCCAGGCTTCCGCCCCATGCCACGCCGCGACGCCGCTCCCGCGCGCCGCGGCCGCATGTGCTCGACGCATCACGGACCGGCGTTTTTACAGAACGCCTCTTCCATTTTCGCGATCCGGTGCAATATTTATTCGCTCCGGCGATCAAAATGATTCGCGACCGGACAAATGTTCAGCCCAGGAAGGAACGCCACGCGCCGATGAAGAAGGCCAAGCGGAAAACGGGGGAGAAGCGGTCGCAGATCGCCGCCATGCCGATCCGCCGCGCCCCCGACGGCTCGACGGAGATCCTGCTCGTGACCTCGCGCACGACGCGCCGCTGGATCGTGCCCAAGGGCTGGCCGATGAAGGGCATCAAGGACCGCGACGCCGCCGCGCAGGAGGCCTATGAGGAGGCCGGCGTGGTCGGGCGCGTCAGCGAGAAGCCGGCCGGGCGCTACAGCTACTGGAAGCGCATGAGCGACCATTTCACGCTCTGCGAGGTGAAGCTCTATCTGCTCGAGGTCGAGCAGCAGCTCGCCGATTTCCGCGAGCAGGACCAGCGCGACCTGCACTGGTTCAAGCTCGCCGACGCCGCCGACATCGTCGACGAGCCCGAGCTCAGCACCGCGATCCGCAAGCTGCAGGCGCAGGTCTCGCTCGCGGCCTGAGCCGGCCGCGGCGCGCAGGCCGCAAATCCCACGCGCAAGCGCCTTCGCCGCCCGCGCCGATGCGCGGGCGTTTCGGTCGAGGGGCAGCGGAGCGCCGCGAGGCGCAGGTTGTATCGGGCCGCTTCCATTGAGCCAGGATGCGGCGCGGAAGGATTGAGCCACCTTCCGCACGCCCCGTGGCGCTCCGCTTATCGGCGATTTTCAGACTCCGAGCCGCGCTTATAAGGGCGGGCGGGCCAGCCATGCCGTCCTGCGGCCTCAACGCCCCAAAGGGTGCGCCACACCGCGGTGTCGGACAGGGCCGCTTCCGCCAACCCGTCCAGCGAGCTCCTCGCACAGGGATCGTAATGTCCCCAGGGCGGTGCCCCGAAGCCTCCCGGGAGTGGATCGTAACTCCACCCGCAGGCGCCGACCTCGCCCCGCCAACGGCATACCTCCGGATGGCTGCCCCTCGGGGACGAGGTGACCCAGGATACGCATGGTTCGCCAAGGCGGGGATAAGTTTTCGCGGCAGGCTCCGGCATGGCATAAGCGCCGGCAAAGGAGTGACCATGCCCATCCGACTCGAACAGCCGGGCGACGCCGACGCCATCCGCGCCCTGACCACGGAGGCCTTCGCGACGGCGCCGCATAGCAGCGGCACCGAAGTAGCGATCGTCGACGGCTTGCGCGCGGCCGGGGAGCTGACGCTCTCGCTCGTCGCCGTCGAAGATGGAGAGATCGTCGGCCATGTCGCCTTCTCGCCGGTGACGATCGACGGGGCGGAGCGCGGCTGGTTCGGGCTCGGACCGGTCTCGGTGCGGCCGGGCCGGCAGCACAGCGGCATCGGCTCGGAGCTGATCCGCGAGGGCCTGCGGCGCCTGCGCGAGAATGGCGCTGGCGGCTGCGTGCTGCTCGGCGACCCCGCCTATTACGGCCGCTTCGGCTTCGCCAACGATCCGGCGCTGGTGCTGGAGGGCGTGCCGCCGGAATACTTCATGCGCCTCGGTTTCGGCGCGGAGCAGCCGGCCGGCACGGTGCGCTATCATGCGGCTTTCGACGGGGCCTGAGGCTCAGACCGTCCAGAAATCCCGCGCGCCCGGCGGCAGCTTGGTCAGCGCGCGCTCGAAGGCCTGCGGCTCGACATGCCGGCGCAGCGCCCGGGCAACGTCAGCGATGCCGCTTTCGGGCAGGATGCTGTGGTCGCCGCGAAACGCCATCGCCTCCCGCGTCAGCGTCGCGCGGTCGGCGAAGGGCTTCGGCGGCTGGCCGAGGTCCCAGTCCTGCAGGACCATCGCCGCGAGCAGCGGCGGCAGCGCATCGGCAAAAGCCAGCCCCTCGGCCGGCGTCAGGCGCGCCCGGAAGGTGACGAGCACGGCCAGCACCGACTGCCAGCTCTGATGCGTGGTGGCATGGCCAAGCTCATCGCGCGCATCGAGCAGGAAACGTTCGAGATCGCGCGAGGCGTAGATGAAGGTGGAGGGGACGGTCATAGGTCAGCTAACGGGCCTTCGGCACTTTCTCTCGCAGTGGCGCCCTTAGACAACGACATCAAGATAAGATCGCCGAGTGGATAATGACCTTACGATAGGCTAACCAGAAACAAGCGCTGGCCTGGATGTGTTCGCGCGAACAAGCATCCGAACTAGCTCTAACCCAGCAGACTGCGAGGCCACCTTCGCCAACACATCAAATGTTCCGGCGACCTCGTCTTCCACAACAACGAACAATCCGCAGTCATCGTCCAGCTCGACCAGATCTTGTTCATCGAACGTTCTTCTGCTTATCTCGGTCAGCCACACTGTTCGACTGTTGTCGATTCGCAGGGAGAAGCCGTATTCCATGGGCAGCCCCATTTCGTTGCACCCTCGAATTCGTGAACGTAACGAGCCGAGGATTTCAGCATCGGCCTTGGCCGAGTTCATCATTACGCCTCCGGACAGACAGGATGACATCCTGCATGACGCCCGGTTCATGCGTGCGAGCACCGTAGTTCCGCACAGCGACGCACTAAGAGCTATCCGCGCATTCTGCGCCGATCCTCGCCGCCCGGAGAGTACTCTCGATACCGCCGTCGGCGCGCTCAGAGCCAAGAGTCAAGCACCAACCTCTAAACCATTCGTTAAGGATGAGGCCGAGAGATGCGCAGAAACCATCCTCCTATTCCAAAACGCGCAGAATGCGCTTGGAATCGGCAAACTACCGCTCTTCGAGGCGCCAAAGCTTGCTTTCATGTCCATAGCTGGCGTCGCAGTCTCGGTTCAGCCGGACTTACTTGTTGGAGCAACAAGACTCGATGAAGGTGACAGGATTGGGGCTGCACTTTTTCGACCTCAGAAAACGCCCAACCCGTCTGCCTGTAAGACTGAAAAAACTCGCCTCGAACGTGAAGCATATAGGCGAGAAGTTGGGCAATATATGCTTGCCCTCCTAAGAATGGCTCTCATCGAAAATGGCGTGACAGAGGAGCGAATTGATCCGAAGCAATTGATGTTGTTCGA contains the following coding sequences:
- a CDS encoding GntR family transcriptional regulator codes for the protein MGEPRTPGLRAQSVYRALRRAIIEQALKPGMKLPEDSIGEQLGVSRTLVREAFNRLAVEGLVELTPNKGASVAYPTLEEARDVFEVRRGLERLVAENLAGRLTAAQAAELEAHVRQEEKAHGQDGPESIRLSGEFHIKLAEMTGNALLLRYVQESSSRCSLILAIYGRPHSSECAVSEHRQLIEALRAGDAARAADLMDHHLRAVVTRALLTPRVERDIRDVLAPYALSEGLTPS
- a CDS encoding cytochrome c family protein, which produces MRAAPLSLFALALLATPLLARPAAAQDLEAGQRSFNKCRACHQIGEGARNLVGPELNGLIGRHSGAVAGYSYSNANKNSGLTWDEATFAEYIKDPKAKIPGTKMIFAGIKSEKEIADLTAFLKQYDKDGKKL
- a CDS encoding alpha/beta fold hydrolase codes for the protein MTTTTEIIDFRAETDDGAVLHGFREGHGQPLLLVSGLSGTAGFWTDIASTLRRSFQIIRFDQRGIGASSRGEAPCDIERLARDGLAVLDAAGLDRAVVLGHSTGGCIGQAMAKLAPGRLDGLILSGTWLKACRYMTALFGARRAILDCDPQAFAALSILSAYQPRWIQANWHIYDDAIDSAPTSDHARTVMRERIDALLGFDGTADIEALPMPVMVMGARDDMVVPVYHQEAIVAALPGARRSIMETGGHLFPVSRPDIFTAAVAEWVGEL
- a CDS encoding N-acetyltransferase; this encodes MPIRLEQPGDADAIRALTTEAFATAPHSSGTEVAIVDGLRAAGELTLSLVAVEDGEIVGHVAFSPVTIDGAERGWFGLGPVSVRPGRQHSGIGSELIREGLRRLRENGAGGCVLLGDPAYYGRFGFANDPALVLEGVPPEYFMRLGFGAEQPAGTVRYHAAFDGA
- a CDS encoding flavin reductase family protein produces the protein MTAQPAAPPRAETAPGIVTFDFAALSPRERYKLLIGAVVPRPIALVTTVDAQGKVNAAPFSFFNCLSADPAILAVGVEYRPTGAQKDTGRNIRETLAFTVNIVSDALVAGMNICAVPFEPGTDELAEAGLTAMPGAKVPCPWIGQAPAAFECRHHTTLSIGNSREIILGEIVYAHFRGDTVDERLHVDPAALDAVGRMGGHGYATTRDYFDLPTMPLATWRNDPDAANRRS
- a CDS encoding ABC transporter substrate-binding protein, with product MKKAWLLAAVAAFALSGAAEAKTLKWGAGREIASLDPYSYGETFTLSVLNHVYEGLVRYTGDLKIEPALAESWETVTPTTWRFHLRKGVKFHNGDAFTADDVLASLARVSDDASPLKGNLPAYKSSKKIDDYTVEIEVDGPYPLLLNDLTNIFIFDKKWLEANNALKPTDVGKGVTGYPTDHANGTGPFIVESRQPDAKTIFVKNPNWWDKPQHNIDRIEFVPIASASTRVAALLSGEIDFTNVAPLQDLPRLKASPDVKVLQTNELRSVFFALNLRDKLFESDVKDKNPFKDIRVREALYRAIDIDAVQKRAMRGLSRNTGALVAPAIPGYDPSQDVRPPFDLSAAKKLLADAGYPNGFSFQMNCQSDALVNEEEFCQAVASMWSRAGLKPNLSMAPRAQQTPKRVKGDFDVLSFGWANEPMIDAYSLLVQVIHSKSGTAGVFNWGNWGDPKVDALIDKAGVELDTPKRIELMKQALKIVKDETLFIPLHQQPMAWAMRADVETMVQASDNKARLWLTKLK
- a CDS encoding NUDIX hydrolase encodes the protein MKKAKRKTGEKRSQIAAMPIRRAPDGSTEILLVTSRTTRRWIVPKGWPMKGIKDRDAAAQEAYEEAGVVGRVSEKPAGRYSYWKRMSDHFTLCEVKLYLLEVEQQLADFREQDQRDLHWFKLADAADIVDEPELSTAIRKLQAQVSLAA
- a CDS encoding DUF2267 domain-containing protein, translating into MTVPSTFIYASRDLERFLLDARDELGHATTHQSWQSVLAVLVTFRARLTPAEGLAFADALPPLLAAMVLQDWDLGQPPKPFADRATLTREAMAFRGDHSILPESGIADVARALRRHVEPQAFERALTKLPPGARDFWTV